One Nostoc punctiforme PCC 73102 DNA window includes the following coding sequences:
- a CDS encoding adenylate/guanylate cyclase domain-containing protein, with protein MSNRQTNNNLAESYKEQRQSFLLKRLQLQAQIMLVAGLTLIAFFLWANSYLEAKIYAFKIGIVVELFIFICWGLCKTSIGRRHPDLIFLSLCWAVTCVVQIDIALLFNNLEPRSNIWTLMFLTQATIIPVQWWMHLISQLGTILCYLILYFLYNPILKNPSAFYVEQGLYFFWTCIICVFSVFLYERLRKKEFYARKAMELAQQKSERLLLNILPGMIAEQLKQQPTTIADSFMEVTVLFADIVGFTELSARTSPTELVELLNTIFCLFDQLAELHKVEKIKTIGDAYMAVAGLPNQSKDHALAIANMALDMQNAIAIFNAENNQLFSIRIGISTGPVVAGVIGLKKFAYDLWGDTVNTASRMESHGIAGNIQVCEATYQLLKDKYLFDKRGLIQVKGKGEMMTYILKKVNFKN; from the coding sequence ATGTCCAATCGGCAAACCAACAATAACCTTGCCGAATCCTACAAAGAACAGCGACAGAGCTTTCTACTAAAACGGCTGCAATTGCAGGCCCAGATTATGCTGGTAGCTGGCTTGACTTTAATCGCTTTTTTCCTTTGGGCAAATTCATATCTAGAAGCCAAGATATACGCTTTTAAAATTGGGATTGTCGTAGAATTATTCATTTTTATTTGTTGGGGTTTATGTAAAACTTCTATTGGTCGTCGCCATCCTGACTTAATTTTTTTGAGTTTATGCTGGGCTGTAACTTGTGTTGTCCAAATTGATATAGCTTTGTTGTTTAATAATCTGGAACCTAGAAGCAATATTTGGACTTTGATGTTTCTTACTCAGGCTACAATTATACCAGTTCAATGGTGGATGCATTTAATATCTCAACTCGGAACAATACTTTGCTATTTAATCTTATATTTCTTATATAATCCTATATTGAAGAATCCATCAGCTTTTTATGTTGAACAAGGATTATACTTCTTTTGGACTTGCATAATTTGTGTATTTTCTGTATTTTTATACGAACGCTTGCGAAAAAAAGAATTTTATGCGCGTAAAGCAATGGAACTGGCGCAGCAAAAATCGGAACGGCTGCTACTAAATATTTTGCCAGGAATGATTGCGGAACAATTAAAACAACAGCCTACAACTATTGCTGATAGTTTTATGGAAGTTACGGTATTATTTGCCGATATTGTTGGTTTTACAGAGCTTTCAGCTCGTACATCTCCTACGGAATTAGTCGAGTTATTAAATACAATATTCTGTTTGTTTGACCAATTAGCAGAACTTCACAAGGTAGAGAAAATCAAGACTATTGGCGACGCATATATGGCTGTTGCCGGATTGCCAAATCAGTCTAAGGATCATGCTTTAGCAATAGCTAATATGGCGTTGGATATGCAAAATGCTATAGCTATCTTTAATGCAGAAAATAATCAATTATTTAGCATCCGTATTGGCATTAGTACAGGGCCAGTTGTAGCGGGAGTGATTGGTCTGAAAAAGTTTGCTTACGATCTCTGGGGAGATACAGTAAATACTGCTAGTAGAATGGAATCACATGGAATAGCCGGTAATATCCAGGTTTGTGAAGCAACTTATCAGCTTTTAAAAGATAAATACTTATTCGATAAACGAGGTTTGATTCAGGTTAAAGGCAAAGGAGAAATGATGACTTATATCCTAAAAAAAGTTAATTTTAAAAACTAA
- a CDS encoding DEAD/DEAH box helicase, translating to MARTPTLNFDRGTLILHPPPRGKGWMDYATWDDRVEKFRIPAIRYRSLVEALQAEDVNFIDEAKQFYPVDLVPTLEMEPYPHQTEALAAWKLAGRQGVVVLPTAAGKTYLAQMAMQSTPRTTLIVVPTLDLMHQWYAHLVAAFPDAEVGLLGGGSRDRTAILVATYDSAAIHAETLGNQYALIVFDECHHLPTDFNRVIAEYAIAPYRLGLSATPERTDGKHADLNILIGEEVYRKRAEDLAGKALAEHEIVQIKVKLSQLERERYNQLIQTRNDFLKQSKISLGSLQGWQMFVQMSARSQSGRRAMLAHREAKDIALGTDGKLRILINLLAEHYPARILIFTADNATVYRISQELLIPAITHQTPVKERHEILTKFREGKYNTLVASHVLNEGVDVPAATVAIILSGTGSAREYTQRLGRILRKGNIENKQAILYEVVAEDTSEEGTSARRRGERNNEPQRRGGRREEEEKKGKLQVVYGSEKERSLKAAEQLEINYSVQNPKLVLSEVEVSKIQNSDVTDRLTDASPKRRGDHSEETED from the coding sequence ATGGCTCGTACCCCTACACTAAATTTTGATCGTGGCACATTAATTTTGCATCCACCACCACGCGGCAAAGGTTGGATGGATTATGCGACGTGGGATGATAGAGTTGAAAAATTCCGCATTCCAGCAATTAGATACCGATCGCTAGTAGAAGCACTACAAGCGGAAGATGTGAATTTTATCGATGAGGCCAAGCAATTTTATCCTGTAGATTTGGTTCCCACTTTGGAAATGGAACCCTATCCCCACCAGACTGAGGCGTTAGCGGCTTGGAAACTGGCGGGTAGACAAGGGGTGGTTGTGCTTCCTACGGCGGCGGGAAAGACTTATTTAGCGCAAATGGCGATGCAGTCAACGCCCCGCACAACGCTAATTGTGGTGCCAACTTTAGATTTAATGCATCAGTGGTATGCACATTTAGTAGCGGCTTTCCCCGATGCTGAGGTGGGATTGCTGGGAGGTGGTTCGCGGGATAGAACGGCGATTCTAGTTGCAACTTATGATAGTGCAGCAATTCACGCTGAGACGTTGGGAAATCAATATGCGCTGATTGTTTTTGATGAATGCCATCATTTACCGACAGATTTTAATCGGGTTATCGCTGAATATGCGATCGCACCTTATCGTCTGGGACTCTCTGCTACACCCGAACGTACTGATGGTAAACACGCTGATTTAAATATTCTCATTGGAGAAGAAGTATATCGCAAACGGGCCGAGGATTTGGCGGGGAAGGCGTTAGCAGAACATGAAATTGTCCAAATTAAGGTAAAGTTATCGCAACTTGAACGGGAAAGATACAACCAGTTAATTCAAACCCGCAACGACTTTTTGAAGCAATCGAAGATTTCTTTAGGAAGTCTGCAAGGTTGGCAAATGTTTGTGCAGATGAGTGCTAGATCGCAATCTGGACGTAGGGCGATGTTAGCGCACCGGGAAGCAAAAGATATTGCTTTGGGGACTGATGGGAAGTTGCGAATTCTGATTAATTTATTGGCAGAACATTATCCGGCAAGAATTTTAATTTTTACTGCTGATAATGCAACGGTTTACCGCATTTCTCAAGAGTTGCTAATTCCGGCTATTACTCATCAAACTCCTGTGAAGGAACGGCATGAGATACTAACTAAGTTTCGGGAGGGTAAATATAATACTTTGGTTGCTTCTCATGTGTTGAATGAAGGCGTTGATGTACCTGCGGCAACTGTTGCGATTATTTTATCGGGGACGGGTTCGGCTAGGGAGTATACTCAGCGCTTGGGAAGGATTTTACGGAAGGGGAATATTGAGAATAAGCAGGCGATTTTGTATGAGGTTGTGGCGGAGGATACAAGTGAGGAGGGGACTTCGGCTAGGCGGAGAGGGGAGAGGAATAACGAACCGCAGAGGCGCGGAGGGCGCAGAGAGGAAGAGGAGAAAAAGGGGAAGTTACAGGTTGTGTATGGGAGTGAGAAGGAAAGGAGTTTGAAGGCTGCGGAACAGTTAGAAATTAATTATTCAGTCCAAAATCCAAAACTTGTACTGAGCGAAGTCGAAGTATCTAAAATCCAGAATTCAGATGTTACCGACAGACTTACTGATGCATCGCCAAAACGGAGAGGAGATCATTCCGAAGAGACTGAAGATTGA
- a CDS encoding DUF790 family protein translates to MLPTDLLMHRQNGEEIIPKRLKIDRGTSDLAIELINYFQSAVGKTQGVLERQLTDFEGDSTDYRVKRGLAYILKSSFCTFEVVSPLEPQMLRERVFSLAAKSVSSRESTQITLSKIADELTQELEREVLLEQVRNGLYADLSENKILTVFDAPTAPDLLNRYNLSQVQGVFYKASQLVLNAHRNVPGEYKLLFRYLKLFQLMAYIEGDADHGFTITIDGPTSLFNPSTRYGLAIAKLIPALLHVTKWSLSSILQTRDAYTNAWKTGRFTLNSECGLVSHYPPGKPYDSMLEASFADKWDALKSGWALEREVDLIPIPGSVMIPDFRLVHSDGRTFLLEIVGYWRPEYLQKKFSQVRRAGRDDLILAISERLNLEKAGVKLNDVPARIVWFKDKLLPKAVLAVMD, encoded by the coding sequence ATGTTACCGACAGACTTACTGATGCATCGCCAAAACGGAGAGGAGATCATTCCGAAGAGACTGAAGATTGATCGGGGAACTTCGGATTTGGCGATTGAGTTAATTAATTATTTTCAATCAGCAGTGGGGAAGACTCAGGGTGTACTTGAGCGACAACTGACTGATTTTGAGGGAGATTCTACAGATTATCGGGTGAAGCGAGGGTTAGCTTATATTCTCAAAAGCAGTTTTTGCACTTTTGAGGTGGTTAGTCCTTTGGAACCACAAATGTTAAGAGAACGGGTGTTTTCGTTGGCGGCAAAATCGGTTTCTAGTCGAGAATCGACACAAATTACTTTGAGTAAAATTGCTGATGAGTTAACTCAAGAACTTGAGCGGGAAGTATTATTAGAACAGGTTCGTAATGGACTATACGCTGATTTATCTGAAAATAAAATTTTGACAGTGTTTGATGCACCAACAGCGCCAGATTTGTTAAATAGATATAACTTATCTCAAGTGCAGGGTGTGTTTTATAAAGCCAGTCAACTGGTGTTAAATGCTCATCGTAATGTTCCGGGTGAATATAAGCTGTTATTTCGCTATCTGAAGTTGTTTCAATTGATGGCTTATATTGAGGGCGATGCTGACCACGGGTTTACTATTACCATTGACGGGCCGACGAGTTTGTTTAATCCTAGTACACGATATGGGTTAGCGATCGCTAAACTTATTCCGGCTTTACTTCACGTTACTAAATGGAGTCTTTCTTCGATTCTCCAAACCCGCGACGCTTATACAAATGCTTGGAAAACTGGACGTTTCACCCTCAATTCTGAATGTGGTTTAGTATCCCACTATCCACCAGGGAAACCCTACGATAGTATGCTAGAAGCATCCTTTGCTGATAAGTGGGATGCTTTGAAAAGCGGCTGGGCATTAGAGCGAGAAGTTGATTTGATCCCAATCCCCGGTAGTGTGATGATTCCCGATTTTCGCTTAGTGCATTCTGATGGACGCACTTTCTTATTAGAAATTGTTGGTTATTGGCGACCAGAATATTTACAAAAAAAGTTTTCTCAGGTGCGGCGGGCTGGACGTGATGACTTAATTTTGGCAATTTCTGAAAGACTTAATTTAGAAAAGGCGGGAGTAAAATTAAATGATGTCCCCGCCAGAATTGTTTGGTTTAAAGATAAGTTATTGCCGAAAGCTGTCTTAGCTGTAATGGATTGA
- a CDS encoding DEAD/DEAH box helicase encodes MNFSTLGLSNEIIRAVTERGYTEPTPIQRQAIPAVLSGSDLLAGAQTGTGKTASFTLPLLHRLSSEKNVKVTSNGYRPIRALILTPTRELAAQVEESVREYGKYLQLNSMVMFGGVGINLQKQRLKNRVDILVATPGRLLDHVQQGTLNLSHIEVLVLDEADRMLDMGFIHDIRRILAILPKQRQNLLFFATFSDKIKALAAGLLNNPKMIEVARRNVTAETIAQKIYQVDRDKKRQLLAHLIRRDNWYQVLVFTRTKYGADRLVKQLGEDRIQALAIHGNKSQPVRTNALAKFKNGSLQVLVATDIAARGLDISELPHVVNFDLPNVPEDYVHRIGRTGRAGASGEAVSLVCVDEYSLLTDIEKLIEQRLPREVVAGFGPNPDTTAEPIPNGRQHRPKSGGEKRSPRTPKPLPRTSAKRKAAPPATNGEKPGARSSASRRSK; translated from the coding sequence ATGAATTTTTCTACTCTCGGCTTGTCCAATGAAATTATCCGTGCGGTTACAGAGCGAGGCTACACCGAACCTACGCCAATTCAGAGACAGGCGATTCCTGCCGTCTTATCGGGTAGCGATTTACTAGCTGGGGCACAAACTGGCACTGGAAAAACCGCTAGTTTTACCTTACCGCTTCTACATCGGTTATCGTCCGAGAAGAACGTCAAAGTTACATCTAATGGATACCGCCCGATCCGGGCACTGATTCTCACCCCGACTCGTGAACTCGCAGCCCAAGTGGAAGAAAGCGTGCGCGAGTACGGCAAATACTTGCAGCTCAACTCAATGGTGATGTTTGGGGGAGTCGGTATTAATCTGCAAAAACAGCGTTTGAAGAACCGAGTGGATATCTTGGTTGCTACTCCAGGGCGATTGCTGGATCACGTACAGCAGGGCACGCTGAACCTGTCACATATTGAGGTTTTAGTTCTAGATGAAGCAGATCGGATGCTGGACATGGGCTTTATCCATGATATCCGCCGCATCCTTGCAATTTTGCCCAAACAGCGACAAAATTTGCTATTCTTCGCTACTTTTTCAGACAAAATTAAAGCGCTAGCCGCCGGACTACTCAATAACCCGAAGATGATTGAGGTAGCACGCCGCAACGTCACCGCCGAGACGATCGCCCAAAAAATTTACCAAGTAGACCGTGACAAGAAACGCCAATTACTTGCTCACCTGATTCGGCGCGATAATTGGTATCAAGTGCTAGTGTTTACTCGTACTAAGTATGGCGCTGACCGTTTAGTCAAGCAGTTGGGTGAAGACCGCATTCAAGCACTTGCAATCCACGGGAATAAGAGTCAGCCGGTGCGTACCAATGCTCTGGCAAAGTTCAAGAATGGTAGCTTACAGGTATTGGTGGCGACAGACATTGCTGCTAGAGGTCTTGACATCAGCGAACTACCCCATGTAGTCAACTTCGATTTACCTAATGTACCGGAAGATTATGTTCATCGCATTGGGCGAACTGGTCGTGCTGGTGCGTCAGGTGAAGCCGTATCGCTGGTGTGCGTCGATGAATACAGTTTATTGACAGATATCGAAAAACTGATTGAGCAGCGTTTGCCAAGGGAAGTAGTTGCTGGCTTTGGCCCTAACCCCGATACAACGGCCGAACCAATCCCTAATGGACGGCAACACAGACCCAAATCTGGAGGTGAAAAGCGATCGCCTCGGACTCCTAAACCGTTACCACGGACATCGGCTAAACGTAAAGCAGCACCACCCGCGACTAATGGCGAGAAGCCTGGGGCTCGTTCGTCTGCATCGCGCCGTTCTAAGTAG
- the infC gene encoding translation initiation factor IF-3 — protein MIDHENNNRGLIDTNEALQLAESLELDLVVVSQGKEAPIAKILNYGKLQYQKKKRQSQSARPTVKEVRFGLNVGVADYNLRIEKAVGWLSKGDSVKFAIRLRGREHQYRDQAGELLDRIAKDLSQVGKIQSLDKRSLIVQVIPA, from the coding sequence TTGATTGACCATGAGAATAACAATCGTGGTCTGATCGACACCAATGAGGCGCTACAGTTGGCCGAGAGCTTAGAGCTTGACTTGGTTGTAGTCTCTCAAGGTAAAGAGGCCCCAATTGCCAAAATCCTGAATTATGGTAAGCTTCAGTATCAAAAGAAAAAACGTCAGAGCCAGAGTGCTAGACCTACGGTAAAAGAAGTTCGTTTCGGTTTAAACGTGGGTGTGGCTGATTACAATTTACGTATTGAAAAAGCAGTTGGTTGGTTGAGTAAAGGCGATTCAGTGAAGTTTGCCATTCGTTTACGAGGCCGAGAACATCAATATCGTGACCAAGCGGGAGAACTGCTAGACAGAATTGCAAAAGACCTCAGTCAAGTAGGTAAAATCCAGTCACTGGATAAACGCTCATTAATTGTTCAAGTCATTCCTGCCTAG
- a CDS encoding TetR/AcrR family transcriptional regulator, with translation MVRIKTGEVDRDNSVDKVEQILQGAMQEFLQNGYAGTSMDRVAVAAGVSKATVYSHFQDKEGLFKVLLEQLTSKKNSSIFGTEPIEGEPAAILRQIVTKALEQMINDQEHSAFMRVLIGESGRFPELAQICVRVMIKPVVETLTQYLEAPELKIPDPEATARILLGTLVHFHITQNVMHGQDIVPMESDRLIDALTHLITKCAD, from the coding sequence ATGGTACGCATCAAAACTGGCGAAGTGGATCGAGACAATTCCGTTGATAAAGTGGAGCAAATTCTGCAAGGAGCAATGCAAGAGTTCCTTCAAAATGGCTATGCTGGAACAAGCATGGATCGGGTAGCGGTAGCAGCAGGTGTTTCTAAAGCGACAGTCTACAGCCACTTTCAAGATAAAGAAGGACTTTTTAAAGTACTGTTAGAGCAACTGACAAGCAAAAAGAACAGCTCCATTTTTGGCACAGAACCTATTGAGGGAGAACCAGCCGCCATACTGCGCCAAATAGTAACCAAAGCATTAGAGCAGATGATTAATGACCAAGAACATAGTGCATTTATGCGAGTACTAATAGGGGAATCTGGGCGTTTTCCTGAGTTAGCTCAAATTTGTGTTCGGGTGATGATTAAGCCAGTAGTGGAAACTCTTACTCAGTACTTGGAGGCTCCGGAACTAAAGATACCCGATCCAGAAGCAACAGCGAGAATCCTCTTAGGAACATTAGTGCATTTTCATATTACTCAAAATGTGATGCATGGACAGGACATTGTGCCAATGGAAAGCGATCGCTTGATTGATGCGTTAACACACCTAATCACTAAATGCGCCGATTGA
- a CDS encoding HlyD family efflux transporter periplasmic adaptor subunit codes for MEQNRNSEGLRSSQNLVRSPVLLAIITSLAIGGISVYAVMKLQATANEKQKTSVAIQPVVKTVTALGRLEPKGEVIKLSAPSSNEGNRVEQLLVKEGDAIKAGQVVAIMDNRDRLQATLGEAEKQVKVAKSRLNQVKAGAKQGEIGARQATVNRLQVELEGDIKTQQATINRIEAELLGQQRSLQATVARVAAERRNAQAEVQRYETLYKAGAISSQEVDSRRLSAETSTQALIESQATQTRTVATLQQQLNEAKANQDKTLASLQQQINEAKANLNQTAEVRPTDIANAQAEIESAQATVEKIKAELAQAYIVAPKAGRILEINTRAGETVGDEGIVALGQTDQMYAVVEVYQSDIKRVRPGQDVRVSSDSLRNELEGRVDWIGMQVKRQNLINADPSSNIDARVVEVHVQLNKLSSQNASSLTNLQVKAVIEL; via the coding sequence ATGGAGCAAAACAGGAATTCAGAGGGTCTAAGGTCTTCTCAGAATCTTGTGCGATCGCCTGTTCTACTTGCAATAATTACATCTCTAGCAATAGGCGGAATCAGCGTTTATGCTGTGATGAAGCTTCAGGCTACAGCTAATGAGAAGCAAAAGACATCAGTAGCGATTCAGCCTGTGGTAAAAACAGTCACAGCATTAGGGCGGCTAGAACCAAAGGGAGAAGTAATAAAACTATCAGCGCCTTCTTCTAATGAAGGAAATCGGGTAGAGCAACTATTGGTGAAAGAAGGCGATGCCATCAAAGCTGGGCAGGTAGTTGCGATTATGGACAACCGCGATCGCCTCCAAGCGACTTTGGGTGAAGCAGAAAAACAAGTTAAAGTTGCTAAATCCCGCCTTAACCAGGTAAAAGCTGGAGCCAAACAGGGAGAAATTGGAGCGCGTCAAGCTACCGTGAATCGTCTGCAAGTAGAATTAGAAGGAGACATTAAAACTCAGCAAGCCACAATTAACCGTATAGAAGCAGAACTCCTTGGGCAACAACGGAGCTTGCAAGCAACAGTGGCTCGCGTAGCAGCCGAGAGACGTAATGCCCAAGCTGAGGTACAGCGCTACGAGACTTTATATAAAGCAGGAGCAATTTCTAGCCAGGAAGTTGATAGCAGACGTTTAAGTGCAGAAACTTCCACTCAAGCGTTAATTGAAAGCCAAGCCACTCAGACAAGAACTGTGGCTACCCTACAACAGCAACTTAACGAAGCAAAAGCTAACCAGGATAAAACCCTCGCCAGCTTACAACAGCAGATTAACGAAGCAAAAGCTAACCTGAATCAAACTGCTGAAGTCCGTCCCACAGATATAGCAAATGCACAGGCAGAGATAGAGAGCGCTCAAGCCACCGTGGAGAAAATTAAAGCAGAACTGGCGCAAGCATACATTGTGGCTCCTAAAGCCGGTCGAATTTTGGAGATTAATACACGAGCCGGAGAAACTGTTGGCGATGAAGGAATTGTGGCTCTAGGCCAAACCGACCAGATGTATGCAGTGGTAGAAGTCTACCAAAGTGATATCAAGAGAGTGCGTCCGGGACAGGATGTGCGGGTCAGCAGTGATTCCCTACGCAATGAATTAGAGGGAAGAGTAGATTGGATTGGTATGCAGGTAAAGCGGCAAAATCTGATCAACGCCGATCCCTCTAGCAATATTGATGCCAGAGTAGTGGAAGTTCATGTGCAACTGAATAAACTATCTAGCCAAAACGCTTCTAGCTTAACTAATTTGCAAGTCAAGGCGGTAATTGAACTGTGA